TAAAGCAAGGAGCTGTTCTGGACACCTATACAACCACCCAGTATCCAGCTCACGTTGAAATTCCCAAAATCAAGGGTTCTCGCTTTATTGGCGAGGCTCTTCCCCTGGAAGAAATCGGGATGGTTCCGGAAATGTTAAAGGTGATTCAAAAGCGAGAATACAATGCCTCTCATTGGTGTTGGGCGTATCGTTTTGGGGTAGATCCGGTGGAGGTGCGGAGCAATGATGATGGAGAACCGAGCGGGAGTGCGGGTTTACCGATTCTCCGGCAGATCGAACGAAGCGGTTTTACGTCGGTTTTGGTGGTGGTGACACGGTATTTTGGCGGAACCAAGTTGGGAACGGGCGGATTGGTTCGTGCCTATGGCGAGGCGGCGGAAGCGGTCTTGCAAATATGTGCACCTAAAGAAGTGATCCTTCGCAAAGAGGTTCGGTTGGCCTTTGCCTATCCAGATACCTCGGCGGCCATGCACTGCATTCAGCAATTCGATGCGCCGATTATTCAAACCCAATATTCGGACCTAACCGAATTGACCGTTGCAGTACGCAATTCGCAAGTGGAAGCATTGAAAACCAATTTTATAGAGGCATTGCGTGGAAAAGGACACGTTTCCTACCCATAAAAAAGCCTTCAGACAACTTGTCTGAAGGCTTGATAAACGACAACACGTTACGTTAATTCAGATCAGGCAACTACTTTTTTTATCTGTCCAATCAATGCCTTTCTTGCTTCTGGAAGTTGTCCATTATGGCATGTATCACAAGCTTCTTTACTAAGCCAGTTTTTGGGATTCCTTTTAGCGCGAATCAAGTATTGGTTGATTTTTGCTTCGGGGGTTGATCCTTTAAGTCGAAGAATCGCTGGAACCAGTACGGTAGCATCGGGGTGATCATACCGATCCAGTATCGCAACATGTTCTGCAATTGCATGATCAACCTCTTTAGACTGAGGTACACGCGAGTGTACTTTCTCTATGAAGTCAATGGAGCTTGTTTGATCAAATACAAAGATCATCGGATTTTTGGCCGTTTCTAAACTAAGTCTTTCTGCATTAATCATTTTGTGTATCTCGCGCCAGTTTTTATTCTTATGCCAAGCCGCTAAGATCTTACCAGCACTAAGGTTTACTTGGTGATTCCACTTCTGTAATTGAGCCGTTGCATTTTGGTCTTTTCTATTCGATTTAATGGTGTTTATCTGTAAATCTTCCGGGATGTTTGTTGGGCCTATAATGATGTATTCTCTACTTGGCCCAGTTTGTTGGGCTAATTTCTCTTGTAGGTCACCTCTTTTCTTGTTTTCAGTTTTCGGAGTGTCGCATCCGGATACTAAAATGGTGATTAGTAATAAGTACGGGATAAAAAATATAGAAAAGTATTTCATTTTAGTTTGTATTATAATGATTAATGTTGTTATATAGTGTCACGCGCCACCGCAATAACCAAAATTGAGCCAGGCCGTATTACAATTCCCTAACCACGAGCCGTAACCCGCATAGATGTAGTACTTAGCTGATGGTGGGATTGTTTGGTCATTGCAGGTACTGAACCAAAGCCAGAATCCACCATAATCGTTTACGGTTGTAACACATTGTCCTTGGGTGTCACCAACTGAGAAAAAATTGGTCCACGAGCACGTTCTATAACACAGTTCCTCTGCTGCTGTGGCAGTCATGCCCGAAAAAGGAGATCATATAGAAATTGCCGTGACAATGATCATGCTTTTAAAATACTTGAGCATGTTTTCCTCCAAATTTTGATTGTTAAAATTTTACGTTATGAGGTGTTATGGATTTAATGTTTGATGGTTTCCTTGTCAAGAGATACGCCATAAAAAATAAAAAAAAAGCCCTCTGTTACTTGACCAAAGGGCTATATAGCTAACGGAGAAAAAATCTAAACCGCGCCGATGACAGTTCCACTGGGAATAATGGCTTTTTTCTTGATGATCACAATACCATCCACAATGCTGTATCCTTCTTCCTCTTTGTTGGGCAGGCCGGGTGCCCCGCGAATAATGACGGTATTGCCAATACGGGCATTTTTATCTACGATGGCCCGTTCAATGTAACAGCTATGCCCAATCCCCATAGGAATAGAGCCTGAGTGATTGATTTGGTCTAAGGTTTCGTAATAATCATGACCCATGATGATCGAATCTTTGATTACGGTGTCTTTCCCAATTCTTGAGCGAACCCCAACCACCGAATGGACAATCTCTTTGGCGTCAATAATGGTTCCTTCTGCCAAAATGGATTGCCAAATCTGGGTTCCCATCAGTTTAGAGGTAGGAAGGTTTCTTCTGCGGGTATAGACCGGATTTTCCTTATCGTAGAGGTCGAACTGTGAAATCGGATTGGTCATTTCAAGGTTGGCCTCATAAAAAGACTGAATGTTACCGATGTCTGTCCAATAACCATCATATAAATAACTCGAGACCTTGAGTCCGTTTTCAATGGCTATTGGAATAATGTTCTTGCCAAAATCCGTGGCTTCCGGATATCTTTTAAAGAGGTCTTTCAGGGTGCTTCGGTTGAAGATGTAAATTCCCATAGAGGCCAAGTACACCTTTCCCTCACTCCGTTGTTTTTCCGGGACTTCGGAGGCCCAGTCTGCCAAAACATCTGATTTGGGTTTTTCGATAAAACGATTAATGGATTGCGTTTCATCTACCTTCATAATCCCAAAGGAAGTGGCATCTTTGGCATTCACCGGAATCGTGGCAATGGTCAGGTCGGCGCCAGATGCAATGTGAGCCTCGGCCATGTCCTCGAAACTCATTTGGTAGAGTTGGTCTCCGGAAAGAATGAGGATGTAGTCGTAGTCGTGGTTTTCGAGGTGGTGCATGGATTGGCGCACGGCGTCGGCTGTTCCTTGAAACCATTGGTCACTTTTGTAGGTCTGTTCTGCCGCCAAAATATCCACAAAGCCATGCGTGAAGGAATCGAAGTGGTAAGCATTTTTAATATGCTGATTCAGCGAGGCCGAGTTGAATTGCGTAAGGACAAAGATGCGGCGCACCCCCGAATTTAGGCAATTAGAGATCGGAATATCTATTAACCGAAACTTCCCCCCGATGGGAACTGCTGGTTTAGAGCGGTCTTTGGTGAGGGGGTACAGACGGGAGCCTACGCCACCGCCCAGAATGAGGCCGAGCATCTTGATTTTTCGGTCTTGCGTGCCGGCATTTACATACAGTCCGTGTCTCATGGTTCTATGAGGATTAAAGTGGTGAGGATACGCCTTTATAGAGCGCAATATACGCCTCTGCAGATTTTTCCCAAGAAAAATTGAGGTCCATAATGCGCTTCCGAAATCCGGTTAACGTTTGTTCATCGTGATACAATAGCGATGCACGATAGAGGGCATGGAGGGCGTCGTCTGTGGAGAAGTGGTCAAATCGGATGCCGCGTGGGTTTTCCTCGGACCAGTCACGGACGGTGTCGCGAAGACCCCCAACACTCCGGACGATGGGAATGGTGCCATACCTAAATGCATAGAGTTGATTTAGGCCACAAGGTTCAATCCGAGAGGGCATTATCAGAAAATCGGAGCCGGCATAGAGTTGGTGCGCCAGAGACTCGTTGTATTCGATCGAAGCGTCAAAGCGCCAAAAGAAGCGATCTCGAAGTGCATAAAAAGTACGTTTGAGCGCTGGATCGCCCGTTCCGAGTATTAAAAAAGCCATTTTGGCATTGTTTTCCAACGCCCGTTCAATGACTCCCGGCAACAGGTCTGCCCCTTTTTCAGATACCAGCCTTCCAATAAATGTGACCAACGGCAATTCTGGATCTAAGCGGAAACGTTGACAAATCACTGCTTTGTTTTGGGCCTTGAATCGGTTCACATCGCCCTCAAAACGGTGGGCAATCAAAGGGTCGGTTGTCGGATTCCAAACCTGTGCATCAATGCCATTTAAAATCCCAGAAGACTTGTGCCATTCGTTGTTGAGCAACCAGTTTAGATGGCTATCGGGTGCTTTCAATTCATCCAAATAACCCGGCGAAACGGTGTTTACACGCCACGCACACCGAATGGCCGATGCCAAGGGGTGGACGGTATCGGCCCAGTCTAATAAATTCCGTGCATGGGCTTCAAAAAGGGGCATTTTGTCTATATGCTGCCAACTGAAGGCACCTGTATAAGCCCCATTGTGGATGGTTAAAATTGTTGGAAGGTCTTTTAGTGC
This portion of the Bacteroidetes Order II. bacterium genome encodes:
- a CDS encoding glycogen synthase — protein: MKILHISAECYPVAKAGGLGDVVGALPKYLCEHGVSSAVILPKYALKWVKEHRFIEDYRGTIRLHDRHLSFTIEREIDDTLGFPLFVANIPELFERDGIYASPEGHGYGDDVSRWLGFQQAVLQWVAQFWEKPKILHCHDHHTGLIPFMAKYCPEFRALKDLPTILTIHNGAYTGAFSWQHIDKMPLFEAHARNLLDWADTVHPLASAIRCAWRVNTVSPGYLDELKAPDSHLNWLLNNEWHKSSGILNGIDAQVWNPTTDPLIAHRFEGDVNRFKAQNKAVICQRFRLDPELPLVTFIGRLVSEKGADLLPGVIERALENNAKMAFLILGTGDPALKRTFYALRDRFFWRFDASIEYNESLAHQLYAGSDFLIMPSRIEPCGLNQLYAFRYGTIPIVRSVGGLRDTVRDWSEENPRGIRFDHFSTDDALHALYRASLLYHDEQTLTGFRKRIMDLNFSWEKSAEAYIALYKGVSSPL
- a CDS encoding glucose-1-phosphate adenylyltransferase; the encoded protein is MRHGLYVNAGTQDRKIKMLGLILGGGVGSRLYPLTKDRSKPAVPIGGKFRLIDIPISNCLNSGVRRIFVLTQFNSASLNQHIKNAYHFDSFTHGFVDILAAEQTYKSDQWFQGTADAVRQSMHHLENHDYDYILILSGDQLYQMSFEDMAEAHIASGADLTIATIPVNAKDATSFGIMKVDETQSINRFIEKPKSDVLADWASEVPEKQRSEGKVYLASMGIYIFNRSTLKDLFKRYPEATDFGKNIIPIAIENGLKVSSYLYDGYWTDIGNIQSFYEANLEMTNPISQFDLYDKENPVYTRRRNLPTSKLMGTQIWQSILAEGTIIDAKEIVHSVVGVRSRIGKDTVIKDSIIMGHDYYETLDQINHSGSIPMGIGHSCYIERAIVDKNARIGNTVIIRGAPGLPNKEEEGYSIVDGIVIIKKKAIIPSGTVIGAV
- a CDS encoding YigZ family protein codes for the protein MANHVIKQGAVLDTYTTTQYPAHVEIPKIKGSRFIGEALPLEEIGMVPEMLKVIQKREYNASHWCWAYRFGVDPVEVRSNDDGEPSGSAGLPILRQIERSGFTSVLVVVTRYFGGTKLGTGGLVRAYGEAAEAVLQICAPKEVILRKEVRLAFAYPDTSAAMHCIQQFDAPIIQTQYSDLTELTVAVRNSQVEALKTNFIEALRGKGHVSYP